The DNA window ATCGACCTTTTTTGAGTTCCTTGAATCAAATGTGATAAAAAAGAAGAGTGAATCTCTTCGCTTCAGCGTTTCTGCTTGGGGAGAGCCCGGAGCTTCTCGATCTCCTCCTTTCCTTCCGCCCGGAGGAGGAAGGTGCCGCGGCAGGGCTTGGTGTACGGGAAGATCACATCGTCGCCATCGACGCCGATGGTGACTGGGGGCACCCCGATCAGGTAACTCTCGAAGAGCCGATACCCAGGTTGGACCTCGTAGTACTCGGAGAAGTGCGCCCTGATGTACTCGCTGCTCTCCTTGAACGAGGCCCCCTGGAGGAGGACCTCGTAGTTGATGTTGTCGATGCAGCTCATGCCAGTACCTCCTTCAGTTTATGCACCAGTGGCATCGGGTTATGGACGGCCTTTGCGACGACCTTCTCGCAGGGGAAGGTGATCGTGGCCGCCACCTCCTCGGCATGCTCGCCATAGATGACGGCGATCAGTCTTCCACTGGAGATGGCCGACATGGTGCCAGCGTATGAGACCCCGCCGTCGTTGTGGACGAAGACGAAGATCTCGTCGAAGTCGCGTTCCTTCTCTGCGATCGCCGCAATACAGGCGTCGAGGTCGATGGAAGTTCCGATGTAGTGCCCTTCGGGGTCGGCGACGTCGATCAATTTTCTAGCCGAGGTGGTCCCGGCGATGGTTGGCAGGACCCCGTGCGCTTTGAGGGCGTGGCAGAGATAGATCGCGAGACTGGTCTGCACCGGCACCTGCGGGCACCCGAGCAGGATCAGTGCGGTCGGTGCGTTCTCTCCTGTGGTGGTTTCTGTATCCATTGCAGCACTCCAGTCCGGGCTGTCCGGGGCAGCGCCTGCCCCAGAGACCCGGGTCATGTACTCTAGTATCGTGGGGGGAGAGATAATACCCTCCTTTCACTCCTCCTTTCTGCGGAGGCCAAGCCCGATCAGCCCGAGCCCAACCAGCAGCGGCAGGAGTTCAGGCCCTGACTTCTGGGTCGTCGTAGGGGTGAGGGGTGTCAGGTTCGCGATGATGTCGACGGTCTCTCCTTTGGCAGGATGGGTCGTGATGTTAATCGTGAGGGGAGAGAATCCCTCCCCGGTGACGGTGATGTTCTTGAATGGGGTGCCGGTGACATACACCATCACCTTCAGGGTCCCGTTGGTGATGGTCCCTTCAGGGGTGGAGTCGAAGGAGACGTTGGCCCCCTCGGCATTGGAGTGGATGAGGTACCATCCCTGGTCTCCCCCGATCAGGGTGTTGGTGGTGGTCTGGACTGTAGTGGTGTTGGTGGTGGTCGTCGTGGAGAGCGGAGTCAGGTTCGCATAGAGATCGATGATCCCGCCCTTGGAGGGTACTGAGGTGATCTGGCCGGAGAAGGGTTGGTATCCGTTCTTGGTGGCGGTGAAGGTCTTATAGGGTGTACCGGTGGTATAGACCTGTACCTTGAGGACCCCTCCCTGAATCGTTCCCTTGGCCGTTCCATCGAAGGCGATCGATGCCCCGTCGACGTTCGAGTGGACGAGATACCATCCCTGGTCTCCGCCGATCACCGAGGTGTCATCGTTCGAGGCGGTGGTGGTCAGGGGTTGGAGAGTCGCATAGAGGTCGATGGTCTGGTCCTTTGCCGGGTAGCCGGTGATCTGACCGTTGTAGGTCTGATACCCTGCCTTGGTGACAGTGAAGTTCCGGTACGGTGTGGCGGTGGTGTATACCTGCACCTTGAGTACGCTGTTCTGTGTCGTCCCCATCACCGTGCCATCGAAGATGACAGTCGCCCCGTCAACGCCGGCATGGACCAGATAATATCCCTGGTCCCCGCCGATCAGCGTCTGCGCGGTGGTGGCGTTGGCAGTGGCAGTGACTGTGGTGGTGGTCAGGGGCTGGAGTGTCGCATAGAGGTCGACGGTCTGGCCCTTGGCTGGATGATCGGTGATCTGTCCGTTGTAGGTCTGATACCCTGCCTTGGTGACGGTGACGTTCCGGAACGGTGTGGCAGTGGTGTAGACCGGGACGTTCAGCACACCGTTCTGTGTCGTTCCCATCACGGTATCATCGAAGGTGACGGTCGCCCCGTCAACGCCCGTGTGGACCAGATAGTATCCCTGG is part of the Methanosphaerula palustris E1-9c genome and encodes:
- a CDS encoding DUF1894 domain-containing protein, which gives rise to MSCIDNINYEVLLQGASFKESSEYIRAHFSEYYEVQPGYRLFESYLIGVPPVTIGVDGDDVIFPYTKPCRGTFLLRAEGKEEIEKLRALPKQKR
- a CDS encoding DUF1890 domain-containing protein, encoding MTRVSGAGAAPDSPDWSAAMDTETTTGENAPTALILLGCPQVPVQTSLAIYLCHALKAHGVLPTIAGTTSARKLIDVADPEGHYIGTSIDLDACIAAIAEKERDFDEIFVFVHNDGGVSYAGTMSAISSGRLIAVIYGEHAEEVAATITFPCEKVVAKAVHNPMPLVHKLKEVLA